From the genome of Glycine max cultivar Williams 82 chromosome 2, Glycine_max_v4.0, whole genome shotgun sequence, one region includes:
- the LOC100799846 gene encoding protein PHOSPHATE-INDUCED 1 — protein sequence MASSLASSSTVLWILFLTIATLHLSSARKLSGSDPQLQFQYHRGPLLKGKISVNLIWYGKFKPSQKAIVADFITSLSSPKPVTAQPSVATWWKATDKYYKNSSPKLALSLGTTQILDENYSLGKSLTNNQILKLASKGPQRNAINIVLTSADVAVEGFCSSRCGTHGSSVGARVNGKRYKLAYIWVGNSETQCPGQCAWPFHQPIYGPQNPPLVAPNNDVGLDGMLINVASLLAGTVTNPFGNGYFQGPKEAPLEAGSACTGVYGKGAYPGYAGNLLLDPTTGASYNANGVNGRKYLLPALVDPETSACSTLV from the coding sequence ATGGCCTCTTCTCTTGCATCCTCATCAACTGTTCTCTGGATCCTTTTTCTAACCATTGCAACTCTTCATTTGAGTTCAGCCAGGAAGTTGTCCGGGTCAGACCCGCAGTTGCAGTTTCAATACCACAGAGGCCCTCTCCTCAAAGGCAAAATCTCAGTAAACCTCATTTGGTACGGTAAATTCAAACCTTCTCAAAAAGCCATCGTTGCTGATTTCATCACCTCGCTCTCCTCTCCCAAACCCGTCACCGCCCAACCATCCGTTGCCACGTGGTGGAAAGCCACCGATAAATACTACAAAAACTCGTCCCCCAAACTCGCTCTTTCCCTCGGCACCACCCAAATCCTGGACGAGAATTACTCCTTAGGCAAATCGCTTACGAATAACCAAATCTTAAAACTTGCATCCAAGGGTCCACAGAGAAACGCTATCAACATTGTTCTCACTTCTGCTGACGTGGCAGTGGAGGGGTTCTGTTCCAGTAGGTGCGGAACACACGGATCCTCCGTGGGGGCGCGCGTGAACGGAAAGAGATACAAGTTGGCGTACATTTGGGTGGGTAATTCAGAGACACAGTGCCCGGGTCAATGCGCGTGGCCGTTCCACCAACCCATTTACGGTCCCCAGAATCCACCTTTGGTTGCACCCAACAACGATGTGGGACTTGACGGCATGCTGATCAATGTGGCTAGTCTCCTTGCTGGCACTGTCACTAACCCTTTTGGAAATGGTTACTTTCAAGGACCCAAAGAGGCTCCGTTGGAAGCAGGTTCGGCTTGCACTGGGGTGTATGGTAAGGGCGCGTACCCTGGCTATGCAGGGAACCTCTTGCTTGACCCCACCACTGGTGCCAGCTACAACGCTAATGGAGTCAACGGAAGGAAGTATCTGTTGCCAGCTCTTGTTGACCCTGAAACCTCAGCTTGCTCCACACTCGTGTAA
- the LOC100800380 gene encoding protein EXORDIUM-like 2 — protein MALPYPFSYLLFLLLILLSSLPNISQATSRAPNRMLALVQNQPLVLKYHKGPLLKGNITLHLLWYGTFTPTQRSIVIDFLESLTSTSAPGAPSVSTWWQTTESYRGGPCTLVVGNQILDETYSLGKSLKNDHLVALASNPKLNSAPGDRVIHVILTAADVAVEDFCMNQCGTHGRGKNGNSEKIAYAWVGNSVTQCPGQCAWPFHQPLYGPQTAPLVAPNGDVGVDGMVINLATVLAGAVTNPFEDGYYQGPASAPLEAVSACTGIFGKGAYPGYAGNVLAENATGASYNAVGVRGRKFLLPAMWDPLTSTCKTLV, from the coding sequence ATGGCACTTCCATACCCATTTTCCTATCTCCTCTTCCTCCTTCTAATTCTCTTATCTTCTCTCCCAAACATTTCCCAAGCCACCTCTCGTGCCCCAAATCGCATGTTAGCCTTGGTTCAAAACCAACCGCTTGTACTAAAATACCACAAGGGTCCTCTTCTAAAGGGCAACATCACCCTCCATTTGCTATGGTACGGTACATTTACCCCCACGCAACGATCAATAGTCATCGATTTCCTTGAATCCCTAACCTCCACGTCAGCACCTGGAGCCCCTTCAGTTTCCACGTGGTGGCAAACCACCGAGAGCTACAGGGGAGGCCCCTGCACCCTCGTCGTAGGGAACCAAATCCTCGATGAAACCTACTCCCTcggaaaatcactaaaaaacgACCACCTCGTAGCTCTGGCGTCGAATCCTAAACTAAATTCGGCGCCCGGGGATCGTGTCATCCACGTCATCCTCACCGCAGCTGACGTGGCGGTGGAGGATTTCTGCATGAACCAGTGCGGGACCCACGGGAGGGGCAAGAACGGAAATTCAGAAAAGATCGCGTATGCGTGGGTGGGGAATTCTGTTACGCAGTGTCCGGGGCAGTGCGCGTGGCCGTTCCATCAACCGCTATACGGTCCCCAGACGGCACCGTTAGTGGCGCCTAACGGCGACGTTGGGGTTGACGGAATGGTGATAAATTTAGCGACGGTTTTGGCTGGGGCGGTTACGAATCCGTTTGAGGACGGTTACTATCAGGGTCCGGCGAGTGCGCCGCTGGAGGCGGTGTCGGCGTGCACCGGGATTTTCGGGAAGGGGGCGTACCCGGGTTACGCCGGGAACGTTCTGGCGGAGAACGCGACGGGGGCAAGCTACAACGCCGTCGGGGTGCGCGGCCGGAAGTTCTTGCTGCCGGCGATGTGGGACCCACTCACCTCCACCTGCAAGACACTGGTGTGA